One genomic segment of Catalinimonas alkaloidigena includes these proteins:
- a CDS encoding polysaccharide deacetylase family protein, which produces MKQLYFLLIFCAISSLLSAQDQPVRLIVRSDDMGFSHAANQAMIETVEEGITTSIEVMVPTPWFPEAVELLKAYPGLDVGIHITLTSEWSNVKWRPLTKAPSISDENGYFYPMIWPNDNYGPEQALQAQDWDIREIEEEIRAQIEIAVRNIPQISHLTAHMGCTSMASEVEEVYRRLAKEYKLDIHPEDLGVARARYAGPTDTPALKRQSFINMLQQLTPGTYLFVDHPAYDVPEVRGIRHTGYEDVAVDRQGVTDLLTDPEIIQLVKDLNIALISYADLRKSSH; this is translated from the coding sequence ATGAAACAACTCTATTTTCTACTGATTTTTTGCGCCATAAGCAGCCTCTTGTCTGCTCAGGATCAGCCTGTCCGTCTCATTGTACGCAGCGATGATATGGGCTTTTCGCATGCCGCCAACCAGGCCATGATAGAAACTGTGGAGGAAGGCATCACCACATCCATAGAGGTGATGGTACCCACCCCCTGGTTTCCAGAAGCAGTAGAATTGTTGAAAGCCTATCCAGGCCTTGATGTAGGCATACATATTACGCTAACCAGCGAGTGGTCAAATGTCAAATGGCGACCACTGACCAAAGCCCCCAGCATCAGCGATGAGAATGGTTATTTTTATCCCATGATCTGGCCCAACGACAATTACGGCCCTGAGCAGGCACTACAGGCACAGGACTGGGATATCAGGGAAATAGAGGAGGAGATACGTGCCCAGATAGAAATAGCAGTACGTAATATTCCGCAGATCAGCCACCTTACGGCCCATATGGGATGCACCAGTATGGCTTCCGAAGTAGAAGAAGTGTATCGCAGGCTGGCAAAGGAGTATAAGCTGGATATTCATCCTGAAGACCTGGGGGTAGCACGTGCCCGCTATGCCGGGCCTACCGATACACCCGCCCTCAAGCGCCAGAGCTTTATCAATATGCTGCAGCAACTGACTCCCGGGACGTATCTATTTGTAGACCATCCGGCTTATGATGTGCCTGAAGTGCGCGGGATTCGGCATACCGGCTATGAAGATGTGGCTGTTGACCGCCAAGGGGTCACGGATTTGCTAACTGATCCGGAGATCATTCAACTGGTCAAAGATCTAAACATAGCGCTTATCAGCTACGCTGACCTTAGAAAGTCTTCTCATTGA
- a CDS encoding cold-shock protein: protein MGRSKETVNKKETEKKKQKKKKEKEQRRLDRKANAKDGNSLDDMIMYVDEDGNFTSTPPDPTKKTEINEEDIVIGVPKKEAEEPEDVVRKGRVSFFNDSKGYGFIKDIDTQESIFVHLNGLIDRIAENDKVTFEVEMGMKGPNAVRVKLAE from the coding sequence ATGGGCAGATCAAAAGAAACTGTAAACAAAAAAGAAACTGAAAAGAAAAAACAGAAAAAGAAGAAGGAAAAAGAGCAAAGACGATTAGATAGAAAAGCTAATGCCAAAGATGGTAACAGCCTTGATGATATGATCATGTACGTGGATGAGGACGGTAATTTCACTTCTACCCCTCCTGATCCTACCAAAAAGACAGAAATTAACGAAGAAGACATCGTAATCGGTGTGCCTAAAAAAGAAGCCGAAGAGCCTGAGGATGTGGTCAGAAAAGGTAGAGTAAGCTTTTTCAATGATTCTAAAGGATATGGCTTTATCAAAGACATAGATACCCAAGAGAGTATTTTTGTGCACCTGAATGGACTGATAGACAGAATCGCAGAGAATGACAAAGTGACTTTTGAAGTAGAGATGGGTATGAAAGGTCCTAACGCAGTACGTGTAAAGCTGGCAGAATAA
- a CDS encoding TetR/AcrR family transcriptional regulator produces MDKRTEIISQAVSLFAAYGYEGVSVQQIVKAAEVTKPTLYYYFDSKRGLLKAVLQQYFDVLYTSTQATGVYEGDLTITLRKIATAYIDFASEHTLFYRMQLSLLFSPPQSEAYATILPLKERQYELLENMFREAAKQHGNMQGRQKEYTVSFLGTLNAYIEQLLNQQKASANDELVNRLVHQFMHGILS; encoded by the coding sequence ATGGATAAAAGGACAGAAATCATATCCCAGGCAGTATCACTCTTTGCTGCTTATGGCTACGAAGGGGTGAGCGTACAGCAGATCGTTAAAGCAGCGGAGGTGACGAAGCCTACGCTATATTATTATTTTGACAGCAAACGAGGCTTGCTGAAAGCCGTGCTACAGCAATATTTTGATGTGCTATATACCTCTACCCAAGCGACCGGCGTGTATGAAGGTGATCTAACAATCACATTACGCAAGATCGCTACTGCTTATATTGATTTTGCCAGTGAGCATACGCTGTTTTACAGAATGCAACTCAGTCTACTGTTTTCTCCTCCTCAAAGCGAGGCCTACGCAACCATATTGCCTTTGAAAGAAAGGCAATATGAGCTTTTGGAGAATATGTTTAGGGAAGCAGCCAAGCAGCACGGTAATATGCAAGGCAGGCAGAAGGAATATACGGTGAGTTTCCTGGGTACGCTCAATGCTTATATTGAGCAGCTATTAAATCAGCAGAAGGCCAGTGCAAATGATGAACTGGTAAACCGACTGGTTCACCAGTTTATGCACGGTATACTTTCATAA
- a CDS encoding alpha-amylase family glycosyl hydrolase, with amino-acid sequence MNKHWAHEAIFYHIYPLGFCGAPEKNDFTKPAVNRLDKIYDWVNHLKYLGINALYLGPLFESGEHGYDTADYFKVDRRLGTNESLAQLIRTLHENGIRVILDGVFHHVGRDFWAFRDVLEHGEKSPYCDWFTGLSFDGSSPYGDPFQYEAWNGHYSLVKLNLHHPEVKEHIFQAVQFWKDEFDIDGLRLDVAEDIDIDFLKALSSFRDQMKPDFWLMGEVIHGDYRQWTNEDTLDATTNYEVYKGLYSSHVDANYFEIAHSLKRQFDDPGMYKGLPLYNFADNHDVDRVASTLTDQRHLYPLYTLLFSIPGVPSLYYGSEWGWEGKKVNGNDHPLRPDIELGRAEQISPHPDLAQTIHKLAQLRKTSSALRHGNYKQVHVTHEQLAFLRQSDDETILVIVNAAAEEVSVDIKLPELKGRRLVDLLNPEQSVEFNANTTQINLYPYWGRIMKVA; translated from the coding sequence ATGAACAAGCATTGGGCTCATGAAGCCATATTTTATCACATCTATCCTCTGGGATTTTGCGGAGCACCGGAAAAAAATGATTTCACTAAACCGGCTGTAAATCGTTTGGACAAAATTTACGATTGGGTAAATCATTTAAAGTATTTAGGCATCAACGCGTTGTATCTGGGACCTTTATTTGAATCAGGCGAGCATGGATATGATACCGCAGATTACTTTAAGGTTGACCGTCGTCTGGGCACGAATGAAAGTCTTGCACAGCTTATCAGGACCCTTCATGAAAATGGCATACGCGTTATTCTGGATGGGGTGTTTCACCATGTGGGGCGGGATTTCTGGGCTTTCCGGGATGTGCTGGAACATGGTGAAAAGTCTCCTTATTGCGATTGGTTTACCGGACTTTCCTTTGATGGCAGCAGCCCATACGGAGACCCTTTCCAGTACGAAGCATGGAATGGGCATTATAGCCTGGTCAAGCTTAATCTTCACCATCCTGAGGTGAAGGAGCATATTTTTCAGGCAGTACAATTCTGGAAAGATGAGTTTGATATTGATGGCTTAAGATTGGATGTAGCCGAAGATATTGACATTGATTTTCTTAAAGCCCTCTCTTCCTTCCGGGATCAGATGAAACCCGACTTCTGGCTGATGGGAGAAGTGATCCATGGGGATTATCGTCAGTGGACCAATGAAGATACTTTGGATGCTACCACCAATTATGAAGTGTACAAGGGGCTGTATTCCAGCCATGTGGATGCCAATTATTTTGAGATCGCTCACTCCCTCAAACGTCAGTTTGATGATCCGGGCATGTACAAAGGCTTACCTCTCTATAATTTTGCTGACAATCATGATGTAGACCGTGTAGCCAGTACGCTTACGGATCAGCGTCATCTGTATCCCCTATATACTTTGCTCTTTAGCATACCCGGAGTGCCTTCCTTATACTACGGTAGTGAATGGGGCTGGGAAGGCAAAAAGGTCAATGGAAATGACCATCCTCTTCGTCCGGATATAGAACTTGGCAGGGCGGAGCAGATAAGCCCTCATCCTGATCTGGCACAAACGATTCATAAACTTGCTCAGCTCCGTAAAACCTCTTCGGCACTCAGGCATGGAAATTATAAGCAAGTACATGTTACGCATGAGCAACTGGCCTTCTTGCGGCAAAGTGATGATGAAACCATACTGGTGATAGTGAATGCAGCAGCTGAAGAAGTAAGTGTGGATATTAAGCTCCCTGAGCTGAAAGGGCGTAGGTTGGTAGACCTGCTTAATCCTGAACAAAGTGTTGAGTTCAATGCCAATACTACTCAAATCAACTTATACCCCTACTGGGGAAGAATTATGAAAGTAGCATAA
- a CDS encoding sulfatase, producing the protein MQLPEYFSNQVTFFICLLGLALIILGCELQQQQQAAETPPNIVWIMLEDWGYQLSAYGEPGVSTPNIDKFASEGMRYTNSFCTAPVCSPSRSAMMTGFHQNYIGASQHRTNGSGFERKPLPHGIKPITHLLKEAGYFTCFMQARKADLNFTFAGDLYEGEDWSERAEGQPFFAQLTFPGTHRRWERDSLNPIDISEVQLPPYYPQVDLAKRDWANGLEAMQVVDRRVGEVLSRLEEEGLAENTLVFLIGDNGRCMPRGKQFLYDGGIQVPIIARWPGHIEAGKVSDDMVMTIDISKTILDVAGAESSHPLHGRNLFSPEISERKYIFAARDKMDSTHDAMRAIRSDKFKLIHNLMPERAYCQYNRYKENSYPVLALLNVLHLKGELSAEQARFMAATKPEFELYDLENDPYELNNLADDPAHQETRAELLEALNQWRISINDEGVSESFREGGWEATYPGRTLEEWEERLEQFRPWVFREPTEEVDHPFY; encoded by the coding sequence ATGCAGCTACCTGAATACTTTTCTAACCAAGTCACATTCTTTATTTGTCTTCTGGGACTGGCTTTGATAATCCTTGGATGCGAGCTTCAACAGCAGCAGCAAGCAGCAGAAACTCCACCCAATATTGTCTGGATCATGCTGGAAGACTGGGGCTATCAGCTTTCCGCTTATGGGGAGCCAGGCGTCAGCACTCCTAACATTGATAAGTTTGCCTCTGAAGGTATGCGATATACCAATTCATTCTGTACCGCTCCGGTCTGTTCGCCCTCCCGTTCCGCTATGATGACGGGCTTTCATCAGAATTACATAGGGGCGAGTCAGCACCGTACCAATGGCTCAGGCTTCGAAAGAAAACCTTTACCCCACGGCATTAAGCCGATCACCCATCTTTTGAAAGAAGCCGGCTACTTTACCTGCTTTATGCAGGCCAGAAAGGCCGATCTCAATTTTACCTTTGCGGGTGATCTGTATGAGGGAGAAGACTGGAGTGAAAGGGCTGAAGGGCAACCCTTTTTTGCGCAGCTCACTTTTCCCGGTACCCATAGGCGCTGGGAACGCGATTCTCTGAATCCTATTGACATTAGCGAAGTGCAGCTTCCTCCTTATTATCCACAGGTAGATTTAGCCAAAAGAGACTGGGCCAACGGCCTGGAAGCCATGCAGGTGGTAGATCGTAGGGTAGGAGAGGTCTTAAGCCGTCTGGAAGAAGAAGGTCTGGCCGAAAATACGCTGGTTTTTCTAATTGGAGATAATGGACGCTGTATGCCCCGAGGAAAACAGTTTTTATACGATGGAGGCATACAGGTGCCTATTATTGCCCGCTGGCCGGGGCATATAGAGGCTGGTAAAGTCTCAGATGATATGGTAATGACGATAGATATTTCTAAAACCATACTGGATGTAGCCGGAGCTGAATCCTCTCATCCTTTGCACGGTAGGAACCTTTTCAGTCCGGAGATCAGTGAACGTAAATACATATTTGCTGCCCGCGACAAGATGGACAGCACCCATGATGCCATGCGGGCGATCCGTTCTGACAAATTTAAGCTAATCCACAACCTGATGCCTGAGCGGGCTTACTGTCAGTATAATCGCTACAAAGAAAATAGCTATCCGGTTCTGGCCTTGCTCAATGTATTGCATCTAAAAGGTGAACTATCAGCTGAGCAGGCCCGCTTTATGGCTGCCACTAAGCCTGAATTTGAGCTCTATGATCTGGAAAATGATCCCTACGAACTCAATAATCTGGCAGATGATCCTGCCCATCAGGAGACCAGGGCAGAGCTGCTGGAAGCCTTGAATCAGTGGAGAATATCTATCAATGATGAGGGAGTTAGTGAAAGTTTTAGGGAAGGAGGCTGGGAAGCTACATATCCTGGCCGAACATTGGAAGAATGGGAAGAAAGGCTGGAGCAATTCAGGCCCTGGGTATTTCGTGAGCCTACTGAGGAGGTAGATCATCCCTTTTATTAA
- a CDS encoding alkaline phosphatase D family protein: protein MRRRDAVKALAITTVTPKVFFNGTASAKDSAAKAVLRGVKASFESKWQNWPDMLWVGPDYWGNRLQDWEIQSGRVVCNVSGKNRALHNLCCQLNGQKGAFNSSVILEIQNVPEQAKGYAGLRLGAKGPFEDYRSAAVFGKGLDVGINREGQLFIGETTGEGVPAVNRPILLNLKATPQGKTYSLTLSATAQEQGEAAELTVSDISAEILQGNIALVSHFEAEGEAASQPSAIFDQWNIEGEKIDHQPEQSFGPVCFAQYTLQNKTLKLTAQLTPIESIEDYKVSLQVQEKGQWKTIQQRSIDPMGRTAQFRIESWPYEEGMPYRVKLDLPLVNETATYFYEGTIAKEPTADDQVKMAVFSCNADHGFPDQEVAVNVEKHQPHLAVFLGDQYYEGSGGFGIQKDPVEKAALDFLHKWYMFGWSYRDIFKDIPSACIPDDHDVYHGNVWGEGGKHAPSDEGWGYVAQDQGGYKMPVTWVNMVQRTQTGHLPDPYDPTPVKRGIGVYYTGWNYGGVSMAILEDRKFKSAPKNVLPEEARVTNGFIQNREFDIKKHRDIDAELLGERQLRFLEDWGNDWSHGAQMKAVLSQTNFCTVATLPEGSIIDSIVPSLPTPEKGEYVKGDAPTTDMDSNGWPQEGRDKAVRALRKCFALHIAGDQHLASTVRYGVDEFGDAGFAFAGPALNNLWPRRWWPTIGEGHQPLEGQPPYTGNFLDGFGNRMTVHAVANPYQSGREPARIYDRGTGYGMITFDKQAREMKIECWPRYVDPIANPEGQYDGWPITVSQKENYGRKAVAYLDEIEIQGTADPVVEVINEASQETEYVLRIKGNRIQPYVFAEGSYTLKVSAPEEGKMKSLKGLKTHAKQSDGGTKQIQL, encoded by the coding sequence ATGCGAAGAAGAGATGCTGTTAAGGCGCTAGCCATCACTACTGTTACCCCCAAAGTATTTTTTAATGGAACTGCCTCAGCTAAAGATTCAGCAGCAAAAGCTGTATTGAGAGGAGTCAAAGCCTCATTTGAAAGTAAGTGGCAAAACTGGCCGGATATGCTGTGGGTAGGCCCTGATTACTGGGGAAACCGCCTGCAGGACTGGGAAATCCAATCGGGAAGGGTAGTATGTAACGTAAGTGGAAAGAACCGAGCCTTACATAATTTGTGCTGCCAGCTGAATGGGCAGAAAGGAGCTTTTAACAGCAGTGTGATCCTGGAGATACAAAATGTCCCTGAGCAGGCAAAAGGATATGCGGGCTTGAGATTAGGAGCTAAGGGACCTTTTGAAGATTACCGTTCAGCCGCCGTATTTGGTAAAGGTTTAGATGTCGGGATTAATCGTGAAGGACAGTTGTTTATCGGTGAAACTACGGGAGAAGGAGTTCCTGCCGTCAACCGGCCCATCCTCTTGAATCTGAAAGCTACACCACAAGGCAAAACCTATAGCCTTACACTTTCGGCTACTGCGCAGGAGCAGGGCGAGGCCGCTGAGCTAACAGTCAGTGATATTTCCGCAGAGATACTGCAGGGCAATATCGCCCTGGTATCACACTTTGAAGCAGAAGGAGAGGCGGCAAGTCAACCCTCAGCAATTTTTGATCAGTGGAATATAGAAGGAGAAAAAATAGATCATCAGCCGGAACAAAGCTTTGGGCCGGTATGCTTTGCTCAGTATACTTTGCAAAATAAAACCTTAAAACTAACCGCCCAGCTTACGCCCATAGAGTCAATTGAAGATTATAAAGTTTCACTTCAGGTGCAGGAAAAAGGGCAGTGGAAAACGATACAACAGAGAAGCATTGATCCTATGGGGCGCACTGCTCAGTTCAGGATAGAAAGCTGGCCTTATGAAGAAGGAATGCCTTATCGGGTGAAGCTGGATTTGCCCTTAGTAAATGAGACAGCTACTTACTTTTATGAAGGTACTATTGCCAAAGAACCTACTGCCGATGATCAGGTAAAAATGGCGGTCTTTAGCTGTAATGCCGACCACGGTTTCCCTGATCAGGAAGTGGCAGTGAATGTAGAAAAGCATCAGCCTCATCTGGCAGTATTTCTGGGAGATCAATACTACGAAGGTTCTGGGGGCTTTGGTATACAGAAAGACCCGGTAGAAAAGGCTGCGCTGGACTTTCTACACAAATGGTATATGTTCGGCTGGTCGTATCGCGATATTTTCAAAGATATTCCATCTGCCTGTATTCCTGACGATCATGATGTATACCATGGTAATGTGTGGGGAGAAGGGGGTAAACATGCTCCTTCTGATGAAGGATGGGGCTATGTGGCCCAGGACCAGGGAGGATATAAAATGCCGGTTACCTGGGTGAATATGGTGCAGCGTACGCAAACAGGACACTTACCCGATCCTTATGACCCCACGCCAGTCAAACGAGGTATTGGTGTCTATTATACCGGATGGAATTACGGAGGTGTCAGTATGGCTATTCTGGAAGACCGAAAGTTTAAGTCTGCACCCAAGAACGTATTGCCGGAGGAGGCCAGGGTGACCAACGGCTTTATACAAAACCGGGAATTTGATATCAAGAAGCATCGGGATATAGATGCGGAGCTTTTGGGAGAACGCCAACTGAGGTTTTTAGAAGATTGGGGGAATGACTGGAGCCATGGTGCGCAGATGAAAGCGGTGCTTTCACAGACCAATTTCTGTACAGTAGCTACTTTGCCTGAAGGCAGTATTATTGACAGCATTGTGCCTAGCCTCCCCACACCTGAAAAAGGTGAATATGTAAAAGGTGATGCCCCTACTACGGATATGGACTCCAATGGCTGGCCGCAGGAAGGCCGTGACAAAGCCGTGAGGGCATTACGCAAATGTTTTGCGCTCCACATTGCCGGTGATCAGCATTTGGCCAGTACGGTACGCTATGGCGTAGACGAGTTTGGCGATGCGGGTTTTGCCTTTGCCGGTCCGGCACTTAACAACCTCTGGCCTCGTCGCTGGTGGCCTACTATCGGAGAAGGTCATCAGCCACTTGAAGGGCAGCCCCCCTATACCGGCAACTTCCTGGATGGCTTTGGTAACCGGATGACCGTACATGCTGTCGCCAATCCATATCAGAGCGGTAGGGAGCCTGCCCGTATCTATGATCGTGGTACCGGTTACGGCATGATCACTTTTGATAAGCAGGCACGGGAAATGAAGATAGAATGCTGGCCTCGTTACGTAGACCCGATTGCCAATCCCGAAGGGCAGTATGATGGCTGGCCCATTACTGTCAGCCAGAAGGAAAATTACGGGCGCAAAGCAGTAGCCTATCTGGATGAGATTGAAATACAAGGCACTGCTGACCCGGTAGTAGAAGTGATCAATGAGGCTAGTCAGGAAACGGAATATGTATTACGGATTAAGGGTAACCGTATTCAGCCTTACGTCTTTGCTGAAGGCAGCTATACACTTAAGGTGAGCGCTCCTGAAGAAGGCAAAATGAAAAGCCTGAAGGGGCTTAAGACTCATGCTAAACAGTCAGATGGAGGGACAAAACAGATACAACTTTAA
- a CDS encoding PAS domain S-box protein: MQDQSTVADFMPHGHCYFWEPYILWSHALSDGIIALAYMIIPFSLFYIFYRRKDFVYSWMGILFAIFIFGCGLTHVFDVVNIWYPIYHIDSVVRIVTALASIGTAYVLIKYIPKIVLLPTGRQWAEVNEELSATNEELSASNEELHAANEELQAANEELTLLNEQLSAAKDEIQRLSYERIQYNQQKYKDLAESISDIFFALDTSFCFTHWNKASEAFSNIPAEEAVGKSMYELYPHLQGSPIDQFYKKVMQTGQSDKYIQQFGTEYENRTYEVNAYPTTDGISVITVDITPLQQAQKQLEEQKKQLELALWAADLGTWERDLVNDTLLCDDRYLSITGLNRENHETRLRDFTKRIHPDDLPSVLEKLRLHEEGNTSSYQEQYRITEASGQYKWVMSSAKIIKRNAEGKALRIVGVLQDITEMKKAEESNRFFKYLIDHTDDPIYWIDPHNNFRFVYVNEAACRHYGLPEEKLLGMSLPEWDPTFTTERCHLHWENIKREKSLNFESIHRNGEGEEIPVEISTNYLKYGDREFFGGHFRNISERKAHENKILELQQRLEGIIDSAMDAIITTNEEQQILIFNKSAEKMFGYTAQQVIGKPLSVLIPARFQNFYHSYTMNSENSNRIMEDDQAVFGMNNMGKEFPIEASVSQVEVGTQKYLTIIMRDITLRLQREQQEKALNKELIQQNEQLQQFGYITSHNLRSPVATLLGLLEVVDENEINNPICVQAIHRIRMTAEKMDEIIQDLNQILEYQKSLSAQREWVNFEDVLDNVKVLIASSIKATDAQISASFEVSRIYTVKSYLQSIFHNLLSNAIKYKASDRVPEIKIHTKRTNSHIIIEVSDNGLGIDLLKNKGKVFGLYKRFHHHVQGKGLGLHLVKTQTEALNGKVKVGSQLGKGTTFTLTLPISEDKEG; the protein is encoded by the coding sequence ATGCAAGATCAATCAACGGTGGCTGATTTTATGCCTCATGGGCATTGTTACTTCTGGGAGCCTTATATCCTCTGGTCCCATGCCCTTTCCGACGGAATTATCGCCTTAGCCTATATGATCATTCCTTTCTCTCTTTTTTACATTTTTTACAGGCGAAAAGACTTTGTTTACAGTTGGATGGGGATCCTTTTCGCCATATTTATATTCGGTTGTGGGCTTACACATGTGTTTGATGTTGTAAATATCTGGTACCCCATTTACCATATTGATTCAGTTGTACGCATAGTTACAGCCCTTGCATCTATCGGGACCGCCTATGTATTGATTAAATACATCCCCAAAATAGTATTGCTCCCCACTGGAAGACAATGGGCTGAAGTAAACGAAGAGCTCTCTGCAACAAATGAGGAGCTTAGTGCTTCCAATGAGGAACTGCATGCCGCAAACGAAGAATTACAAGCTGCCAATGAGGAACTGACACTTCTCAATGAACAGTTGTCAGCTGCCAAAGATGAAATACAAAGGCTCTCGTACGAAAGGATTCAGTACAATCAGCAAAAATATAAAGACCTTGCCGAGAGTATTTCAGATATCTTCTTTGCCCTGGATACTTCGTTTTGCTTTACACACTGGAACAAAGCCAGTGAAGCATTTAGTAATATTCCAGCGGAAGAAGCAGTAGGAAAAAGTATGTATGAGTTGTATCCCCACCTGCAAGGCTCCCCGATTGACCAGTTTTACAAAAAAGTAATGCAAACCGGCCAATCTGATAAATACATTCAGCAGTTCGGTACCGAATATGAAAACCGTACCTATGAGGTCAACGCTTACCCAACTACCGATGGCATATCGGTCATCACGGTGGATATTACACCTTTGCAACAGGCGCAAAAGCAATTAGAAGAACAAAAAAAGCAACTTGAACTTGCGCTCTGGGCTGCCGACCTGGGAACATGGGAGCGTGATCTGGTAAACGACACCTTACTTTGCGATGACCGGTACCTCAGTATTACGGGCCTGAATCGTGAAAACCATGAAACCAGACTTCGTGATTTTACCAAACGGATTCATCCCGACGACTTACCTTCAGTTTTAGAAAAGCTAAGACTGCATGAAGAAGGAAACACATCTTCCTACCAGGAGCAGTACCGTATAACAGAAGCTTCCGGTCAGTACAAATGGGTGATGAGCAGTGCCAAAATAATAAAACGTAATGCGGAAGGAAAAGCATTGCGAATTGTCGGGGTTTTGCAGGATATCACTGAGATGAAAAAGGCAGAAGAAAGTAACCGCTTTTTTAAGTATCTGATAGACCACACTGACGATCCTATCTATTGGATTGACCCCCATAACAACTTCCGCTTTGTATATGTCAACGAGGCCGCCTGCAGGCATTATGGCCTACCAGAAGAAAAACTACTCGGCATGAGCCTACCGGAATGGGATCCTACTTTCACTACAGAAAGATGCCATTTACACTGGGAAAACATCAAGAGAGAAAAATCCTTAAATTTTGAGTCTATCCATCGTAACGGAGAAGGGGAGGAAATACCGGTAGAGATTAGCACTAATTACCTTAAATATGGTGACCGGGAGTTCTTTGGTGGACACTTCAGAAACATCAGTGAGAGAAAAGCTCATGAGAACAAAATCCTGGAACTGCAGCAACGCCTGGAGGGAATTATTGACTCAGCAATGGACGCTATCATCACTACCAATGAGGAGCAGCAAATTTTGATATTCAATAAGTCAGCCGAAAAGATGTTTGGTTATACAGCTCAGCAGGTTATTGGCAAACCACTCTCGGTACTTATTCCTGCTCGCTTCCAAAATTTTTACCACTCCTATACAATGAACTCCGAGAACTCAAACCGGATAATGGAGGATGACCAGGCGGTTTTCGGGATGAACAATATGGGTAAAGAGTTTCCTATTGAAGCTTCTGTATCACAGGTAGAAGTAGGAACTCAAAAATATCTTACCATAATCATGAGAGATATCACGCTTCGTTTGCAGCGGGAGCAACAGGAAAAGGCTCTGAACAAAGAGCTGATACAACAGAATGAGCAGTTACAACAGTTTGGTTATATTACTTCTCATAACCTCAGAAGCCCGGTGGCTACTTTACTCGGCCTCTTAGAGGTTGTTGATGAAAATGAAATAAATAATCCAATATGTGTGCAGGCAATACATCGCATACGTATGACGGCTGAGAAAATGGATGAAATCATCCAGGACCTCAATCAAATTTTAGAGTATCAGAAATCGCTAAGTGCTCAGCGTGAATGGGTCAATTTTGAAGATGTGCTGGACAATGTAAAAGTATTAATCGCATCATCCATAAAAGCTACGGACGCACAAATATCAGCTTCGTTTGAAGTCAGCAGGATTTATACTGTCAAAAGCTATCTGCAAAGTATTTTTCATAACCTACTCTCCAATGCCATAAAATATAAAGCCTCTGACCGTGTTCCTGAGATCAAAATTCATACAAAAAGAACAAACAGTCATATCATCATTGAAGTCAGTGATAATGGCCTGGGTATAGACCTGTTAAAAAATAAAGGAAAAGTATTTGGCTTGTATAAGCGCTTTCATCATCATGTACAAGGTAAAGGCTTAGGACTCCATTTGGTAAAAACCCAGACTGAAGCCCTCAATGGCAAAGTGAAAGTAGGTAGCCAACTCGGAAAAGGCACAACATTTACGCTCACCTTACCAATTTCTGAAGATAAAGAAGGATAA